In Diachasmimorpha longicaudata isolate KC_UGA_2023 chromosome 4, iyDiaLong2, whole genome shotgun sequence, a single genomic region encodes these proteins:
- the LOC135161824 gene encoding uncharacterized protein LOC135161824, whose translation MTTRVEFQNDSTTREVKDTGDDEAVGDDGNFYVNYRGRKYEISKFLKNHPGGRQAFKAYRGLSLDSALDNVPHSAAAFHLFQDFEISHRQDYEDIENLIDWNAPLLGQVASLRDRYWEWVNLPVNRTIRLFKSDAMEILTVTPWYLVPLVWIPICIYFLYLGVSTEISGPIAHSPTKIILAFSWGFLLWTFLEYTLHRKLFHMKPPADSKILISLHFILHGLHHKAPFDNRRLVFPPIPAILLACVLYNVYRLIFPVIMLNIVAAGTMTGYLCYDLMHYYLHHGAPNADTYLYTMKRYHNYHHFSHHDEGFGISSKLWDYIFGSLIVLRQLKKAIIWGKSLGVDLKITGNKTTKIISVAFAKGDIQRSVNTSIVNTQYYDYINCLLTKENPQMRSHGIFNQNANADYPLSTRSKILYKVILPPISESNRGNPRKITIWIILETHFPTRTDQLSSAEPQNLIKNISMILRALGIRLIMKLLCINRHVLNQRYYDFKTIPIKTTLPPHCILKTLRVTIKSCSIAHNYNRNLLLIFIFINVFFQWKYKTQVMSCQLLGICVGMLSIETSCIIKPHFLFGSTIGLYVRHVDILDCRMNLLVFSTRGHCSYFMKFQEKHKLSNFHPNLLNPPELTVFSVTFPYISCSSNAVFPTPFIPHTTTFVGLTSVHGSPLDPTIPRSQVNSIPQNLNCDRLWGGSIMAENAPGDGKKCDKYSILLPTYNEVENLPIIVWLIVKYLDGVVPFEIIIIDDGSPDGTQEVAKKLQTLYGEDKILLRPRERKLGLGTAYIHGIKHASGNFVIIMDADLSHHPQFIPQMIETQHQGNYDIVTGTRYSGDGGVHGWDFRRKLISRGANFVTQVLLRPGVTDLTGSFRLYKKAILQKLIESCVSKGYVFQMEMIVRARQFNYTIGEVPISFVDRVYGESKLGGSEIIQFVKGLLYLFATT comes from the exons ATGACGACAAGGGTGGAGTTTCAAAATGATTCAACAACGAGGGAAGTGAAAGACACTGGGGATGATGAGGCAGTGGGGGATGATGGCAACTTTTACGTGAATTATCGAGGAAGAAAGTATGAAATTAgtaaatttttgaagaatcatCCTGGGGGACGACAGGCGTTCAAAGCGTACAGAGGATTGTCCTTGGATAGTGCACTGGACAATGTACCACATTCGGCAGCTGCTTTTCATCTATTCCAGGACTTCGAAATCAGTCATAGACAAGATTACGAGGATATAGAG AATTTGATCGACTGGAACGCACCTCTTCTCGGACAAGTTGCGTCCTTAAGAGATCGATACTGGGAGTGGGTGAATCTCCCAGTGAATCGAACAATCCGGCTATTCAAGTCGGATGCCATGGAGATACTCACAGTGACACCCTGGTACCTAGTTCCACTCGTATGGATACCAATCTGTATATATTTCCTTTATCTCGGTGTATCGACTGAGATATCCGGTCCTATCG CACATTCGCCCACTAAGATTATTCTCGCGTTTTCCTGGGGATTTTTGCTGTGGACTTTTTTAGAATACACACTGCATCGAAAATTATTCCACATGAAGCCTCCAGCCGATTCCAAGATACTCATATCTCttcattttattcttcatGGCCTTCATCACAAG GCACCATTTGACAACAGGAGATTAGTATTTCCCCCAATACCAGCAATATTACTGGCTTGTGTACTGTACAATGTATATCGGCTAATATTTCCAGTAATTATGCTGAATATTGTAGCTGCGGGAACCATGACAG GATACCTATGTTACGACTTAATGCATTATTATTTACATCATGGGGCGCCCAACGCAGATACATATTTATACACCATGAAGAGATACCACAATTACCATCACTTCTCACATCATGACGAAG GTTTCGGTATAAGCAGCAAACTGTGGGACTACATCTTTGGATCGTTAATTGTACTAAGGCAATTGAAAAAGGCCATTATCTGG GGTAAAAGCTTGGGGGTGGACTTAA aaatcACTGGCAATAAAAcgacaaaaatcatttcagtGGCTTTCG CAAAAGGGGATATACAGAGATCAGTCAACACCAGCATTGTCAATACTCAATACTACGATTATATTAATTGTTTACTGACAAAAGAAAACCCTCAAATGAGGTCACACGgtattttcaatcaaaatgCTAATG CGGATTACCCGTTGTCTACTCGAAGTAAAATATTATACAAGGTGATATTGCCACCGATCTCTGAAAGTAATCGTGGAAATCCACGTAAAATAACaatt TGGATCATTCTTGAGACCCACTTTCCTACAAGGACAga TCAACTGTCTTCTGCTGAACcccaaaatttaataaaaaacatttcaatgaTTCTACGAGCCTTGGGGATAC GACTTATAATGAAATTGCTTTGCATCAAT CGGCATGTGCTCAACCAGAGATATTACGATTTCAAAACAATACCGATAAAAACAACACT CCCTCCCCACTGTATTCTCAAGACTCTGCGTGTCACTATCAAATCCTGTTCTATTGCCCACAACTACAACCGTAATCTCCTTcttatctttatttttatcaatgtcttttttcaatggaaata CAAAACCCAGGTAATGTCGTGCCAGTTGCTGGGCATTTGTGTTGGCATGCTGTCCATCGAGACCAGCTGTATCATAAAACCTCACTTTCTCTTTGGTTCCACGATCGGTCTCTATGTTCGCCACGTAGATATCCTCGATTGTAGGATGAATCTCCTGGTGTTCA GTACTCGAGGGCATTGCtcatattttatgaaatttcaggaaaagcATAAGCTTTCCAACTT CCACCCTAACCTACTCAATCCGCCTGAACTTACGGTTTTCAGCGTAACATTTCCGTATATCAGCTGCTCCAGCAACGCTGTCTTCCCCACGCCCTTCATCCCACACACCACGACTTTT GTGGGGTTAACAAGCGTACATGGCAGTCCACTTGACCCCACCATACCCAGGTCCCAGGTGAACAGTATTCCGCAAAAT TTGAATTGTGATAGACTGTGGGGTGGAAGT ATAATGGCAGAAAATGCACCAGGGGATGGTAAGAAGTGTGATAAATACTCGATTCTGCTGCCTACTTATAATGAAGTGGAGAATTTACCGATAATTGTGTGGCTTATCGTCAAGTATTTGGATGGAGT AGTGCCTTTCGAGATAATTATCATTGACGATGGTTCACCCGATGGCACACAAGAGGtagcaaaaaaattacagaccCTCTACGGAGAGGATAAAATACTCCTGAGGCCTAGAGAACGAAAACTCGGGCTTGGAACAGCCTACATCCATGGAATTAAGCATGCTTCGGGAAATTTTGTCATCATCATGGATGCAGATCTCTCTCATCAC CCTCAATTCATCCCACAAATGATCGAAACCCAACACCAAGGGAATTACGATATTGTCACTGGCACGAGGTACAGCGGCGATGGAGGTGTTCATGGCTGGGATTTCAGAAGAAAGCTCATCAGCAGAGGAGCCAATTTCGTGACACAGGTCCTTCTGAGGCCTGGAGTCACTGATTTGACTGGAAGCTTTAG ACTCTACAAGAAAGCTATCCTTCAAAAATTGATCGAGTCATGTGTCTCAAAAGGCTACGTATTTCAAATGGAGATGATTGTTCGGGCAAGACAATTTAATTACACAATTGGAGAGGTGCCCATCTCCTTCGTGGACAGGGTCTATGGGGAATCAAAGCTCGGTGGTTCAGAAATAATTCAGTTCGTGAAAGGACTACTCTACCTCTTCGCCACGACCTAG
- the LOC135161709 gene encoding NF-kappa-B inhibitor-interacting Ras-like protein, with product MGKTTKVVVCGMKGVGKTALLEQLIYGNVTLKTEIHPTIEDIYVANIETDRGTKEKVRFYDTAGLDGQHANTNAQQLARHYLGFADGYVLVYDTAKPESLDVLFPLKKDIDKNKDKKEITVVVVGNRTGFDSDTQSLENTVGRAVNWCTREKIRHFEVNVMDRQSLFEAFIYLSSKLNPIQNKSTFPQLSMGRKNVKADAT from the exons ATGGGGAAAACTACAAAAGTCGTGGTGTGTGGGATGAAGGGCGTGGGGAAGACAGCGTTGCTGGAGCAGCTGATATACGGAAATGTTACGCTGAAAACC GAGATTCATCCTACAATCGAGGATATCTACGTGGCGAACATAGAGACCGATCGTGGAACCAAAGAGAAAGTGAGGTTTTATGATACAGCTGGTCTCGATGGACAGCATGCCAACACAAATGCCCAGCAACTGGCACGACATTACCTGGGTTTTGCTGATGGTTACGTTCTTGTTTATGACACTGCCAAACCTGAGTCACTTGACGTactatttccattgaaaaaagacattgataaaaataaagataagAAGGAGATTACGGTTGTAGTTGTGGGCAATAGAACAGGATTTGATAGTGACACGCAGAGTCTTGAGAATACAGTGGGGAGGGCTGTTAATTGGTGCACGAGAGAGAAGATAAGACATTTTGAGGTGAATGTTATGGATAGACAGAGCTTGTTCGAGgcgttcatttatttatcctcgaaGCTCAATCCTATTCAGAATAAGAGTACTTTTCCACAGCTGAGTATGGGGAGAAAAAATGTTAAGGCTGATGCTACATGA